The stretch of DNA GTAATACATCAAATTAAACACAGAGAAACAATCAAAGCATATAGGTGTGCTGCCGCGTGAATGATCCAAATTGGCGCtagaacaacaattttttctccaaGTATTAAACGCCGGTGGGTGCGGATGATTATTCACGCTTGAAGCGACGGACGCAGCAGACGTCACCGCAAGTCATTGTCTAGaattaaataattacaaaaatattagataaTCGCCCATCATCGTCAGGAATAAATGTCGActggattttgaattttaccgCTGTCCAATCTTCTCCGTTGACTTCGTGAACGACGGTGGCTTCTTTGTCACCCCAAATCTCGTGAGCAATCAATTTATCTCCTTCCAAATTGTACGTCGCCTTATTTATCCGTTcagttaaaatgaaaattaaatttattcagCGGAAGTGGGACGTATTTATACCTTGATTTGGCGACCGTCGGGAGTGTGCATGTCCTGCTCGACgcccaatttgaatttgatggtGACGTCACGGGCGCCCATATGAATCGTCAAGTTCCACACGTCGTCGGTGATGGTACATTCGATGTGAGCTTTGACACTAGTTGCCATGTTTCTCATTGGAACGTTgacgccttttttttatacccaccaaaatataaatgaattataatcaaatcaattaaatgGAGTATGATAATTTATACCTATGGCTTTGAGATAGTCGTCCAGGTTGTCCTGGCTGATCATTTGGTATTTACCGACAAAGTGCTGGCCGCCAGTCATTTTTCAAAGGCTATAATTTGCTATATGTTGGATAAAGAAGAGATTGTCGTGGGTCGTCGAGTTGCCGGGTCTGACTGAGCTGAACAC from Daphnia pulex isolate KAP4 chromosome 4, ASM2113471v1 encodes:
- the LOC124193284 gene encoding fatty acid-binding protein-like, whose product is MTGGQHFVGKYQMISQDNLDDYLKAIGVNVPMRNMATSVKAHIECTITDDVWNLTIHMGARDVTIKFKLGVEQDMHTPDGRQIKATYNLEGDKLIAHEIWGDKEATVVHEVNGEDWTATMTCGDVCCVRRFKRE